One Nocardia iowensis DNA window includes the following coding sequences:
- a CDS encoding YczE/YyaS/YitT family protein — translation MIKNNIPLTVLPITIQPVRRLSQLLTGLTLYGASMAILLRAELGMSPWGSFQEGLSDKTGASYGLVTIIVGAVLLIVWIPMRQKPGIGTLANVIVVGVAADITLMIIDPPAALLLRILFLVSGVLLNGLSIAIYVGARLGPGPRDGLMTGLSPILGMSLRRVRTMIEVTVLAGGFLLGGTVGVGTLLYALTVGPIVQAALPRTIMRTTHGAETAVAPT, via the coding sequence ATGATCAAGAACAACATTCCGCTGACCGTCCTGCCAATCACAATCCAGCCGGTACGCAGGTTGTCGCAGCTCCTCACGGGCCTGACCCTCTACGGCGCAAGCATGGCCATTCTACTTCGCGCCGAGCTCGGTATGAGTCCGTGGGGCTCGTTTCAGGAGGGTCTGTCCGACAAGACGGGAGCGAGCTACGGATTGGTCACGATCATCGTTGGTGCGGTGTTGTTGATCGTATGGATTCCGATGCGGCAGAAACCCGGTATCGGAACCCTCGCCAACGTTATCGTCGTCGGCGTAGCTGCGGACATCACGCTGATGATCATCGATCCGCCCGCGGCGTTACTGCTGCGCATCCTGTTTCTGGTCAGCGGTGTCCTTCTCAACGGTCTTTCGATTGCGATCTACGTGGGCGCACGCCTCGGACCCGGACCCCGCGACGGCTTGATGACCGGTTTGTCGCCAATCTTGGGGATGTCGTTGCGTCGGGTGCGAACCATGATAGAGGTGACGGTGCTGGCGGGTGGATTTCTGCTCGGGGGTACAGTCGGGGTGGGCACGCTGCTCTACGCGTTAACCGTGGGCCCGATTGTCCAGGCCGCGCTACCTCGAACGATCATGCGCACGACCCATGGGGCTGAAACCGCCGTGGCGCCTACGTAA
- a CDS encoding cytochrome P450: MTTSRPTIPTAPGAVPVLGHVVTMLRNPLQFLGTLPEHGDLVRLRLGPVDVVVVCDPGLTQQVLRDDRTFDKGGVLDNRARELLGDGIATCPHSRHRKSRRLMQPSFHSSRLPEYANVMTERVAGFTDTWCDGQDLDVLPEMMLLTAGITMETMFGAVLPAAQLRRALDDLEQLVVGIYLRTVIPGFPKLPLPINRRYNRARAHLRQVFSEIVAVRRSEEHPGSDLLSMLSSLDGENAMSDTELTDQALIFFLAGSETAASVLAWALHVIAADRRLEERIHDEVDRIPGGRPARFEDLPNLRLVSSVVTETLRLYPPVWITTRTTAEDTKLGGKAVPAGTTIVYSPYIIHRRPELYEDPELFTPDRWGTSGELPPHGEGFTAFGGGARKCIGDQFGMIEATLALAIITARWRLTEIQGRNVRPSLGLAFTPRDLHMRVFARQPRSASSAGPTTRER; encoded by the coding sequence ATGACCACGTCAAGGCCCACGATCCCAACGGCACCGGGGGCGGTGCCGGTACTGGGACACGTCGTCACGATGCTCCGAAATCCGTTGCAATTCCTCGGAACCTTGCCTGAGCACGGCGATCTGGTACGGCTGCGGTTAGGTCCGGTCGACGTCGTGGTGGTGTGCGACCCCGGACTCACCCAGCAGGTCCTGCGTGACGACCGCACCTTCGACAAGGGCGGCGTCCTCGACAATCGGGCGCGCGAACTGCTCGGCGACGGCATCGCCACCTGCCCGCACAGCAGACATCGGAAATCGCGGCGTCTTATGCAACCCAGCTTCCACTCCTCCCGGCTCCCTGAATACGCGAACGTTATGACTGAACGCGTAGCGGGCTTCACCGACACCTGGTGTGACGGGCAAGACTTGGACGTGCTTCCAGAGATGATGCTGCTCACCGCTGGAATCACCATGGAGACTATGTTCGGCGCCGTGCTTCCCGCGGCGCAGCTACGACGCGCCTTGGACGATCTCGAACAGCTCGTGGTGGGAATTTATCTGCGGACGGTCATACCCGGCTTCCCCAAATTACCGCTGCCGATCAACCGGCGATACAATAGAGCGCGCGCGCACCTACGGCAAGTATTCAGCGAGATTGTCGCCGTCCGTCGCTCCGAAGAACACCCTGGTTCGGATCTACTCTCGATGCTTTCGTCGCTGGACGGCGAGAACGCCATGAGCGACACCGAACTCACCGACCAGGCCTTGATCTTCTTCCTTGCTGGTTCCGAAACCGCGGCTTCCGTTCTTGCATGGGCGCTACACGTGATCGCCGCCGATCGGCGACTCGAGGAGCGAATACACGACGAGGTCGACCGCATCCCAGGCGGCCGGCCAGCACGCTTCGAAGATCTACCGAACCTGAGATTGGTCAGCAGTGTGGTAACCGAGACCCTCCGGCTCTATCCGCCCGTCTGGATCACAACGAGGACGACAGCTGAGGACACCAAACTCGGCGGGAAAGCCGTACCCGCGGGCACGACCATCGTCTACAGCCCCTACATTATTCACCGACGACCTGAGCTCTATGAGGACCCAGAGCTTTTCACCCCCGATCGCTGGGGAACCTCCGGCGAGTTACCTCCGCACGGAGAAGGATTCACCGCCTTCGGTGGCGGAGCCCGCAAGTGCATAGGCGACCAGTTCGGAATGATCGAGGCCACTCTCGCGCTGGCCATCATCACGGCCCGCTGGCGCCTGACCGAGATCCAGGGCCGTAACGTCCGTCCCTCTCTCGGACTGGCGTTCACCCCCAGGGACCTACATATGCGCGTCTTCGCTCGTCAACCAAGATCCGCCTCGTCGGCGGGCCCGACCACCCGTGAGCGCTGA
- a CDS encoding epoxide hydrolase family protein, with protein MNDIRPFRIEIPQHDLDDLAYRLSHARLVNEIPPEKFAGTLDVGIPIPPGWEYGVPLSFVRPLVERWRDEFDWRAREQMLNDYPQYVTEIDGQSIHFVHVRSANPDATALMLTHGWPSSFVEFLGLVEGLTDQFHVVIPSYPGFAFSGATHDTGWGARRIAAAFTELMRRLGYERYGVHGNDGGAIVSPEMGRLAGERVLGVHVTQIFSFPKGDPGEFEGLTEQELAGLQFGQKFLEHSIHDFAQRAQPQTLAHALSDSPVGQLAWSAQLLASVAPDDLLTNVAIYWFTNTSASSARFYFENHHAPLPSERTTVPIGLASFGYDYRPPRKFAERDHANIVQWNEYEQGGHWAAYEVPDILLADIRDFFTKLV; from the coding sequence ATGAACGACATCCGACCGTTCCGAATCGAGATCCCTCAGCACGACCTTGACGACCTCGCCTATCGCTTGTCCCATGCCCGACTGGTCAACGAGATCCCACCCGAAAAGTTCGCTGGCACCCTAGATGTCGGTATCCCGATTCCGCCCGGCTGGGAGTACGGCGTCCCGCTGTCGTTCGTACGACCGCTGGTCGAGCGCTGGCGCGATGAATTCGATTGGCGGGCACGTGAGCAAATGCTCAACGATTACCCCCAGTACGTCACCGAAATCGACGGGCAGAGTATCCATTTCGTGCACGTCCGGTCGGCGAACCCGGATGCGACAGCCCTGATGCTCACTCATGGTTGGCCGAGCTCCTTCGTCGAATTCCTCGGCCTCGTCGAGGGACTCACTGACCAGTTCCATGTCGTAATCCCTTCCTACCCGGGGTTCGCCTTCTCTGGGGCTACCCACGACACCGGCTGGGGTGCCAGGCGTATAGCGGCGGCGTTCACCGAACTGATGCGGCGGTTGGGCTACGAGCGGTACGGAGTGCACGGCAACGATGGCGGCGCCATAGTCTCACCCGAGATGGGACGGCTCGCTGGGGAGAGAGTGCTCGGGGTGCACGTCACCCAGATCTTCTCGTTCCCCAAAGGAGATCCAGGCGAGTTCGAGGGCCTGACAGAACAGGAACTCGCGGGCCTGCAGTTCGGGCAGAAATTCCTGGAGCATTCCATCCACGATTTCGCCCAGCGCGCACAACCGCAGACGCTGGCCCACGCGCTGTCGGATTCGCCGGTAGGTCAATTGGCGTGGAGTGCACAGTTGCTCGCCTCGGTGGCACCCGACGACCTGCTCACCAATGTCGCGATCTACTGGTTCACCAACACCTCGGCTTCCTCGGCGCGGTTCTACTTCGAAAACCACCACGCCCCCCTGCCGTCCGAGCGGACGACGGTTCCGATCGGGCTGGCTTCGTTCGGCTACGACTATCGACCGCCCCGCAAGTTCGCCGAGCGTGACCACGCCAATATCGTGCAGTGGAACGAATACGAGCAGGGGGGCCACTGGGCCGCCTATGAGGTTCCCGATATTCTGCTCGCCGACATCCGCGACTTCTTCACCAAGCTGGTATAG
- a CDS encoding NUDIX domain-containing protein yields the protein MAQLPDPTINKKRVAMAKVELGIENLRRFPVPPEKVSWTVDFPGYNPPFVDMPRGSTRFREEGDQPDPADPREIERFFSLEVPEVQREAEGYPLNPRGRTGLRGRGMLNRWGPTQAADPLVTRYNDDGDLEVLLIQRGDTGEWALPGGKVDPGEQAWETASRQRCGTSRICAR from the coding sequence GTGGCGCAGCTTCCGGATCCGACCATCAATAAGAAACGCGTTGCGATGGCGAAAGTAGAACTAGGGATCGAGAACCTTCGACGCTTTCCGGTTCCACCGGAGAAGGTTTCTTGGACCGTTGATTTTCCCGGCTATAACCCTCCGTTTGTCGACATGCCGCGAGGTAGCACCCGATTCCGTGAAGAAGGGGACCAGCCAGACCCCGCTGATCCTCGGGAGATCGAAAGATTTTTCAGCCTAGAAGTGCCGGAAGTGCAACGAGAGGCGGAAGGGTATCCGTTGAACCCGCGCGGTAGAACTGGTCTACGTGGGCGCGGAATGCTGAATCGTTGGGGTCCGACGCAGGCAGCCGATCCGCTCGTTACCAGGTACAACGACGACGGCGATCTGGAAGTTCTACTCATCCAACGCGGCGACACCGGCGAGTGGGCCCTGCCCGGCGGCAAGGTCGATCCGGGCGAACAGGCATGGGAAACAGCAAGCAGGCAGCGATGCGGTACGAGCAGAATTTGCGCACGTTAA
- a CDS encoding peptidase inhibitor family I36 protein encodes MKIPGWSAVMLALVLGASAPVAAAPPSKTVPPPTVTDPSPEPRGTQGATCDSGRFCLYEHINYEGYMAAYRDTSPIGQCYDMGVFDNKASSLNNNGSADAYVYDQPGCQGDFIRIWSGERRNNLKINFFPSWNDRISSIKFM; translated from the coding sequence TTGAAAATCCCCGGATGGTCGGCCGTCATGCTGGCGCTCGTATTGGGCGCAAGCGCCCCAGTTGCTGCCGCGCCACCGTCGAAAACTGTTCCACCGCCCACTGTCACCGATCCGAGTCCTGAGCCTCGTGGAACCCAGGGGGCCACGTGTGACTCGGGACGGTTCTGCCTTTATGAGCACATCAACTACGAAGGGTATATGGCCGCCTATCGCGACACCAGCCCGATTGGGCAGTGCTACGACATGGGAGTTTTCGACAACAAGGCCTCATCGCTCAACAACAACGGAAGCGCCGATGCGTATGTTTATGATCAACCCGGATGTCAAGGCGATTTCATCAGGATATGGTCCGGCGAGCGGAGGAACAACCTGAAAATCAACTTCTTCCCCAGTTGGAACGACAGGATTTCCTCGATCAAATTTATGTGA
- a CDS encoding glycosyltransferase, protein MTSEEFDPPKRPTIVSVIIPVFNGLPELDEQLQGLAEQDYPEPYEVLVSDNGSTDGLHDHIVDHPLTTVLRLRYVDSSAKRGAPYARNNAARTAGGDFLAFVDQDDRVHPGWLSALVRTAADYDAVGGAIEVDTLNTPEVATWRPIPAPTAGFPTHYLPYAHGNNTSYWRTAFEQIGGYDESLVLAGDDVDITWRLQQAGLRFGHAPDALVAYRLRTNCRDIWRQAINYGRGATEVYVRHRSRGCPRLPFQDTLLSLEIVLLHNPFLPLAKNRVPRGLWTLHAGVAIGRWRESLRQRVFYG, encoded by the coding sequence ATGACATCCGAAGAGTTCGATCCACCGAAAAGACCGACCATCGTTTCAGTCATTATTCCCGTCTTCAACGGGTTGCCCGAACTGGACGAGCAACTCCAGGGTCTGGCTGAACAGGACTACCCCGAACCGTACGAGGTACTCGTCAGCGACAACGGCTCCACCGACGGGCTTCATGACCATATCGTTGACCACCCGCTTACCACAGTGTTACGGCTGCGCTACGTCGACAGCTCCGCCAAGCGGGGCGCACCTTACGCACGTAACAATGCTGCGCGAACAGCTGGCGGCGACTTCCTGGCCTTCGTCGATCAAGATGATCGAGTACATCCCGGCTGGCTCAGCGCACTCGTACGGACCGCTGCCGACTACGATGCGGTCGGGGGCGCCATCGAAGTAGACACGCTCAACACCCCGGAGGTTGCGACTTGGCGCCCGATACCGGCACCGACTGCTGGATTCCCGACCCATTATCTGCCCTACGCGCACGGCAACAACACCAGCTATTGGCGTACCGCATTCGAGCAGATCGGCGGCTACGACGAGAGTCTGGTCCTCGCCGGCGATGACGTCGATATCACTTGGCGCCTGCAGCAAGCCGGCCTTCGTTTCGGGCACGCACCCGACGCCCTGGTCGCGTACCGGCTGCGCACGAACTGTCGCGACATCTGGCGTCAGGCAATCAATTACGGTCGGGGAGCCACCGAGGTCTACGTCAGACACCGCAGCCGCGGTTGCCCCCGTCTCCCATTCCAAGACACCCTCCTGTCGCTCGAAATTGTGTTGCTACACAATCCGTTTCTCCCGCTCGCCAAAAATCGGGTTCCACGCGGTCTGTGGACCCTGCATGCAGGTGTCGCGATTGGCCGTTGGCGAGAAAGTCTCCGGCAACGCGTCTTCTACGGGTAA
- a CDS encoding SUKH-4 family immunity protein, whose product MVDTHVDTPTAAARELWQDRLVPIPLNRVRDLNGSTAEFLTDVGLPTALRFAGQDYRMLTGSELLAAVSLGDHTYLAFMRHYAGWTFGIDRLDHRLWAISDYDAAPMNPIFVNTDITRFAAFAGYFDLFVPTVQQLFRRIPRPGKYSHLNRLLACRDIITTLETIQARLISWDSPALDEDAWWRLALEQWTVGTPGHGGLTISLD is encoded by the coding sequence ATGGTCGATACGCACGTCGATACACCGACCGCGGCGGCGCGGGAACTGTGGCAGGACCGGCTCGTGCCGATCCCTTTAAACCGAGTCCGGGATCTCAATGGCAGTACCGCGGAGTTCTTGACAGATGTCGGGTTGCCGACGGCGCTGCGATTCGCTGGCCAAGACTACCGGATGCTGACAGGCAGCGAACTGCTCGCCGCCGTGTCTCTGGGTGATCACACCTACCTGGCATTTATGCGCCACTATGCCGGATGGACCTTCGGCATCGATCGCCTCGACCACCGATTGTGGGCCATCTCCGACTACGACGCGGCACCGATGAATCCGATTTTCGTGAACACCGATATCACTCGATTCGCTGCCTTTGCAGGGTATTTCGACCTGTTCGTACCCACCGTGCAGCAGCTGTTCCGGCGTATTCCGCGACCGGGCAAGTACAGCCACCTGAATCGGCTGCTGGCATGCAGGGACATCATCACCACACTCGAAACCATCCAAGCGAGACTGATCTCGTGGGATAGCCCGGCCCTGGACGAGGACGCATGGTGGCGACTCGCGCTAGAACAGTGGACGGTTGGCACCCCAGGACACGGGGGACTGACAATTTCGCTGGACTGA
- a CDS encoding ATP-binding protein encodes MPTAESRRGDGLPTPTDEFVGRNAELARISALLSGTTRLITLVGPGGIGKTRLAAEAMRRFRAQQQRPVFWARLARLRRPDDVLEEVVRSVARIDVAGRSAWDVLVDTFGASDPGPTVLVLDNCEHVLTGAFALVTKLLEVVPGLTILAASREPIGWMDEQVVLVAALPPGDSLALFRHRAELTGRPILDDPEQLAIAKEICRHVDHNPLFLQLAAARLLHRPPAGVLGELTGGADDRRLRWSYGARAGVDERHRSVRDVIAWSYDLCPEPERLLLDRMAVFAAGFETDTEDPHHNGAELEAVSAVCAGGGLMPDEIEPLLERLVERSLVAVHLTTTTVRFYLQESVRLFAWERLRERSLGGVSEARTLANRHRRYYRDKVTAGGALWDQSPDEWLRWARPAFDNVLLAIEQSLDDPDEAVIGLEIAVALMSLHVPFVQGAHRAMIRLTEHALRTTGGAQPAPTGLRVKAMALIAWSALWQGRQAYAAQLLDDCATAWLSEDDARRGWRVNPEVDIGLPPDVECTWALELLLIHMDLRSMTVFARAQRKFAAAGEGSGAERSQLFIAFACAYLGSAEQALDVTRHQLESVLASGSVWAISWAEIARAIALANHGQPEEAQEIARDAVARSYPTGDVWTTNSAMGAYLIALGRKLTDRQAAGANPAELTAIAREIVHIGAGFAARYRALGIEFDRVPMITAQMRPIIEATNAVLGEAETVAAAIRGSQLRPEHDDLPRYVLGSVTVDRELVEIEDRWHRLSAAERDVAVLVAANWPNSAIAARRGSSVRTVDAQVSTIRQKLSVASRSHIVRHIPAELVAQVRHEAENRPRNLRQRG; translated from the coding sequence ATGCCCACTGCGGAATCGCGCCGTGGCGATGGACTGCCGACACCGACGGATGAATTCGTCGGTCGAAACGCGGAGTTGGCACGGATCAGCGCATTATTGTCCGGTACCACTCGTCTGATTACTCTGGTCGGGCCTGGCGGCATTGGTAAGACGAGGCTGGCCGCCGAAGCGATGCGTCGCTTCCGGGCGCAACAGCAGCGCCCCGTGTTCTGGGCGCGTTTGGCTCGGCTGCGCCGGCCCGACGACGTGTTGGAGGAGGTGGTGCGGTCGGTCGCCAGGATCGATGTCGCGGGCCGATCGGCATGGGACGTGCTGGTGGACACTTTCGGTGCCAGCGATCCGGGACCGACTGTGCTGGTGCTCGACAACTGCGAGCATGTGCTCACGGGTGCCTTCGCATTGGTTACGAAACTACTCGAGGTCGTGCCGGGATTGACGATCCTTGCGGCCAGTCGCGAGCCGATCGGTTGGATGGACGAACAGGTTGTCCTCGTCGCGGCGTTGCCGCCCGGTGATTCGCTGGCGTTGTTCCGGCATCGCGCCGAACTCACCGGCCGACCGATACTGGACGATCCAGAACAGCTCGCAATTGCCAAGGAGATCTGCCGTCACGTCGACCACAATCCACTGTTCCTGCAGCTGGCCGCCGCGCGGTTGCTGCACCGACCGCCCGCCGGGGTGCTGGGTGAGCTGACCGGAGGCGCGGACGACCGCCGGTTGCGGTGGTCTTACGGTGCGCGGGCCGGAGTCGATGAGCGCCACCGCAGCGTCCGGGACGTTATCGCGTGGTCCTACGATTTGTGCCCGGAGCCCGAACGGCTGCTGCTGGATCGGATGGCGGTGTTCGCTGCAGGCTTCGAAACGGATACCGAAGACCCGCACCATAACGGCGCCGAGCTGGAAGCGGTCTCCGCCGTGTGCGCGGGCGGCGGGCTGATGCCGGACGAAATCGAACCGCTGCTCGAGCGCCTGGTGGAACGCTCGCTGGTCGCAGTTCACCTGACCACGACCACGGTACGGTTCTATCTGCAGGAAAGTGTGCGGCTGTTCGCGTGGGAACGACTGCGGGAGCGCAGCCTCGGTGGCGTATCCGAAGCCCGGACGCTGGCGAACAGGCACCGCCGGTACTACCGCGACAAGGTCACCGCCGGAGGCGCCCTCTGGGACCAGTCACCGGACGAGTGGCTGAGATGGGCCAGACCTGCCTTCGACAATGTACTGCTCGCTATCGAACAAAGCCTCGACGATCCCGACGAAGCGGTCATTGGTCTCGAGATCGCGGTCGCGCTGATGTCGCTGCACGTCCCGTTCGTCCAGGGTGCACACCGGGCGATGATTAGACTCACCGAGCACGCTCTGCGGACGACAGGCGGGGCACAACCCGCGCCGACGGGACTCCGGGTCAAGGCGATGGCACTCATCGCGTGGAGCGCGCTGTGGCAGGGCAGGCAGGCATATGCGGCCCAGCTCCTCGACGATTGCGCCACAGCCTGGCTTTCCGAGGACGACGCCCGCCGAGGGTGGCGCGTCAATCCCGAAGTGGATATCGGCTTGCCACCCGACGTCGAATGCACGTGGGCCCTCGAACTTTTGCTGATTCATATGGACCTGCGCTCGATGACAGTGTTCGCTCGTGCCCAGCGGAAGTTTGCCGCCGCGGGCGAGGGGAGCGGTGCTGAGCGCAGTCAACTGTTCATCGCCTTCGCTTGCGCGTACCTGGGCTCCGCGGAACAAGCTCTCGACGTGACCCGGCACCAGCTGGAGTCCGTGCTGGCTTCGGGTTCGGTGTGGGCCATCTCTTGGGCCGAGATCGCGCGCGCGATTGCCTTGGCGAACCACGGTCAGCCCGAAGAAGCGCAGGAGATCGCGCGCGACGCGGTCGCGCGCAGCTACCCGACCGGCGATGTCTGGACAACGAACTCCGCAATGGGCGCGTATCTCATAGCGTTGGGCCGCAAGCTCACCGATCGACAGGCGGCGGGTGCCAACCCGGCCGAACTGACCGCGATCGCTAGGGAGATCGTGCATATCGGCGCAGGCTTCGCCGCCCGCTACCGTGCGCTCGGCATCGAGTTCGACCGCGTTCCCATGATCACGGCCCAGATGCGGCCGATCATCGAGGCCACGAACGCTGTGCTGGGTGAGGCGGAAACCGTTGCCGCCGCGATACGTGGTTCCCAGCTGCGCCCTGAGCACGACGACCTGCCGCGCTACGTACTCGGTTCGGTGACCGTCGATCGGGAACTCGTCGAGATCGAGGACCGGTGGCACCGACTGTCCGCAGCCGAACGCGATGTCGCGGTCCTGGTCGCTGCCAATTGGCCCAATAGTGCGATCGCCGCTCGCCGGGGCAGTTCGGTAAGAACCGTGGACGCACAAGTCAGCACCATCCGTCAGAAGCTGTCGGTCGCCTCGCGGTCGCACATAGTCCGCCACATTCCTGCGGAACTGGTGGCTCAGGTACGGCACGAAGCCGAGAACCGTCCGCGCAACCTGCGACAGCGTGGATGA
- a CDS encoding L-aspartate oxidase: MSRVIVAGSGGAGLAAAVEAADTGADVIVVTKALYRDSEYRWRSHGGCTWKTHAFNAAVSPDDRIADHVRDTIAGGAGANDVALVETLCQGAVELVPWLEGLGVPFEKDADGRFVTRPFGGCGRPRAVHLGDRLGFHIQSALTRRLFEHVATGRVAVLTGLRATELLSDDSGKVEGLVVVSVDTLQTHRVRGDAVVLADGGGASMYLPSAASADKTCDGIALGLRAGAEVVDMEFVQFHPTGIVSGVPPFDGSLVEEALRFDGATLRNHAGERFMFQYDVRGEMATRDIVSRGIFREMLRGAAFGEQGVDLDVSACRGIIHERYPAMDERVSQAGYDLARTPVLRVRPTAHFLMGGLRIGAEGATTINGLFAAGETAGGVHGANRLGGNGLAEALVFGRVAGASAARYVDTHGRRYGSYPIEAVQPLSVRSCPTGEFPSVVIHELGRRMYRNAGPVRTESGLRNMLDAIARFERRCDRLKFSTGARAAKQVEEYLDLRNLLLVSRVIVEAALLRRESRGAHYRDDFTETSPEYEGLAVTLKRGNLSWTQFSRAPEKASCAMLESIP; the protein is encoded by the coding sequence ATGAGCAGAGTGATCGTCGCGGGTTCCGGTGGCGCCGGACTCGCTGCGGCTGTGGAAGCGGCCGACACAGGGGCAGACGTCATCGTTGTAACGAAGGCGCTCTATCGGGATTCAGAATACCGGTGGAGGTCACATGGCGGATGTACCTGGAAGACACATGCATTCAATGCCGCCGTGTCTCCGGACGACAGGATTGCCGACCACGTCAGAGATACGATCGCGGGCGGGGCCGGGGCTAACGATGTCGCACTCGTGGAGACGTTGTGCCAAGGAGCTGTGGAGTTGGTTCCCTGGCTCGAAGGTTTAGGAGTTCCGTTCGAGAAGGATGCAGATGGCCGGTTTGTCACCCGCCCCTTTGGCGGGTGTGGTCGGCCCAGAGCGGTCCACTTAGGGGATCGGCTGGGATTTCATATCCAGAGCGCCCTGACTCGTCGGCTTTTCGAACATGTAGCCACCGGGCGGGTCGCTGTTCTCACGGGGCTGCGCGCGACCGAGCTGTTGTCTGACGACAGCGGAAAAGTCGAAGGGCTCGTCGTCGTTTCAGTCGACACTCTCCAAACGCATCGTGTCCGGGGCGACGCGGTCGTGCTTGCAGACGGTGGCGGGGCCAGTATGTACTTACCTTCCGCAGCGTCTGCGGACAAGACCTGTGACGGCATCGCGCTAGGTCTGCGCGCGGGCGCGGAAGTGGTCGACATGGAGTTCGTTCAGTTCCACCCCACAGGCATCGTGTCTGGCGTGCCTCCATTCGATGGGAGCCTTGTGGAAGAGGCGCTGCGCTTCGACGGCGCTACTTTGCGCAACCACGCCGGTGAGCGCTTCATGTTCCAGTACGACGTGCGCGGGGAGATGGCGACCAGAGACATCGTCTCCCGCGGAATATTCCGCGAAATGCTCAGAGGTGCGGCGTTCGGCGAGCAGGGTGTCGATCTCGACGTCAGCGCATGTCGTGGCATTATTCATGAGAGATATCCGGCGATGGACGAACGTGTATCGCAGGCCGGTTACGATCTTGCCCGGACCCCGGTGCTGCGGGTTCGCCCGACAGCGCACTTCCTCATGGGTGGACTGCGCATCGGAGCCGAGGGAGCGACGACCATCAACGGTCTCTTCGCTGCCGGGGAGACCGCAGGAGGCGTTCATGGTGCGAACCGGCTGGGCGGCAACGGTTTAGCAGAAGCGCTGGTGTTCGGCAGAGTAGCGGGAGCCAGTGCCGCACGGTACGTGGATACACACGGGCGTCGGTACGGAAGCTATCCAATCGAGGCGGTCCAGCCGCTCAGCGTGAGGTCCTGTCCGACAGGAGAATTCCCATCCGTCGTGATCCACGAACTGGGTAGGAGAATGTATCGGAATGCGGGGCCAGTGCGAACCGAGTCTGGCCTCCGGAACATGCTCGATGCCATCGCCCGGTTCGAGAGACGCTGCGATCGCTTGAAGTTCTCGACTGGGGCGCGCGCCGCCAAGCAGGTAGAGGAGTATCTGGATCTCCGTAACCTTCTGCTGGTCTCACGGGTAATTGTCGAAGCGGCATTGCTGCGTAGAGAGTCTCGTGGTGCCCACTACCGCGACGACTTTACCGAGACGAGCCCGGAGTATGAAGGCCTGGCGGTTACTCTCAAGCGGGGAAACTTGTCCTGGACGCAGTTCTCTCGCGCTCCTGAAAAAGCTAGCTGTGCAATGTTGGAAAGCATACCATGA